The following is a genomic window from Alphaproteobacteria bacterium LSUCC0396.
GGATTGAGGGTGCTTCTCAGCGCGTTCAAGAAGATACGAAGAGATTTGCCGCGATTATGGAAGGGTTGGGTACCGCGTTTTTAGACTCGGTCATGACGCTATTTGCGTTTTTGCCGATCCTTTGGGGCTTGTCAAAGAACGTTACCGAATTGCCATTTTTTGGGCAGATTGACTACTCGCTTGTTTATGTTGCGATTGTGTTTGCGCTGTTCGGCACGGTTGTTCTGGCCGCGGTCGGCTTTAAACTGCCGGGGCTGGAATTCAATAATCAGGTCGTCGAGGCTGCATACCGGAAAGAACTCGTCTATGGCGAGGACGATCCAGACCGGATCAATCCACCGACAGTCACCGAGTTTTTTGGCAATGTGCGGAAGAATTATTTCCGCCTGTTCTTCCATTATCTCTATTTTGACGTTGCCAAGATTTCCTACCTGCAGGCTGGTGTACTTGTCCCTTATGTCGCACTAGGACCAACGATCGCGGCCGGTGCGATCACTCTTGGCGTGATGCAACAGATTGTGCGCGCCTTTGGCCGGGTCGAGTCATCGCTGCAGTTTCTGGTTCGCAGCTGGCCGACGATTGTCGAGTTGATTTCGATTTACAAGCGTTTGCGTTCATTCGAGGCGATACTGCAGGGGCAAGATATGCCGCACTGGGAAAATCAGAAAATCGATTAATCGGACGGCAACTGTGCAATATTGATCACTGGAAAAGGCGGCGCGCTTGGCAAAGGGCAGGGCGCGCCGCTTTCGTTATGTCTTGACCACTCGTTATGTCTTGATCAATTTGCTGGTCGAATGCCCGTCTAATGTTGGGATGATCACGACCTTGCCGCCGCGTGCTGTCACAATATCGGCGCCAACAACCGCATCTGCTTGATAATCGCCGCCCTTAATGATGATATCTGGTTGTAGCGTTGCGATCAGATCATACGGCGTATCCTCGTCAAACACTGCTACAGCGTCGACAAAGGGCAATGCGGCAAGAACGGCGCTTCTAACCTCGGCTGGCTGATGGGGGCGCTCTGTGCCCTTTAGGCGGCGCAAAGACGCATCACCGTTCAACCCGATCACCAGCCTGTCAGCGGTTGTGGCCGCTTTGGCTAATAGATAGATATGACCCGGATGCAATAAATCAAAACAGCCATTGGCAAAGGCGATTTTATCACCACCATCACGCCAGGTCGTGCATTGCGTGGCAATTTCAGGCCAGTCAGTTGCAGGCGGTATACTGCCTAAATGTGCAAGAATCTCACCCGGTGCCACAATCGCGGTTCCGGATTTGCCAACGGCAACTCCGGCGGCATGATTCGCAAGGCGCACCGCATCCTCAAGCGAAGCACCTGCGGCCAGTGCGCCGGCCACGCTTGCTACCACGGTATCACCAGCACCAGACACATCGAAAATATCACGCGCGCTCGCCGGATCGTGGAACTGGGTTCCATCGGGCTTGCTCAGCATCATGCCGCGCGAACTCAAGGTTGTCAGAACGCTGCCAAATCCCATATCTTTTGTAAGGTTGCTTGCCGCCTTGCCGATCGCTTCAATCGAGGTTAGCGCGTGTTTTGTGCTGTTTTGCAATTCAGCCAGATTGGGCGTTAATAAATCAACGCCGGCATAGGCCGAAACATCAGCTCGTTTCGGATCAGCGATGATTGTTTTACCGCTGGCTTTTGCCCCGCTTATGATTTCTGCCAGCAGTGATAGTGGCAAAGCCCCTTTGGCATAATCGGAGATCACCACCAGATCGGCGCCATCCATTGCAGCCAGCGCGCGGTTTAGAAACTCTTTAGCGGCGGCGGTATCAATATCATCGGTGATTTCATCATCGACGCGCAGAATCTGCTGGCCGCCAGCACGAAACCGTGTTTTTAGGCTGGTTGGCCTGCTGTCCAGTTCAATCGAATCATAAAAAATTGCTGGATGAGCGGCCAATTCACCGGCTAAGTCGGCGCCCGCTGCATCAGTGCCGCAAACGCCAATTAAATGCACCCGCAGCCCTAATTGCGCCAGATTGCAGGCAACATTGGCAGCGCCCCCCGGCATTTGATGAACGCGGCTTTGACCAAGGACTGGCACTGGTGCTTCGGGCGAAATGCGTGTTACGGCGCCATCGACAAAACGGTCAAGCATCACGTCACCAAGAACAAGCACTGTTTTGGATTGCATCGCGCAGATAAGCTTTGCAGCGTTGGCAATGTTAACGTTCATATAATCAAATTCACCTTTACAGTGGCTTATGAGTGGTCTGGACGGCTATTGCGGCTCATTACTGCGGATATGGCGATAGCGGGTTGCCGCATCATGGCGAACATCGAGCGCACTGCGCGTCGTGGCAATGGCGTTGCTGGGAACATCGGCGGTGATGGTACTGCCCGCCCCAATGATAGCGCCGGCGCCAATGCTGACCGGTGCAACAAGTGCTGTGTTTGAACCAATCGAGGCACCATCACCGATCAGCGTTTTAAATTTTCCAAAGCCATCATAATTACAGGTAATCGTGCCGGCACCGATATTTGCGTTGGCACCAATTGTCGTGTCGCCGATATAGGTCAGATGATTTGCCTTACTGCCAGCCCCGATATTTACCTTTTTGGTTTCAACAAAATTACCGATTTTTACACCCTCATCAGCATTGGTGCCGGGACGCAGCCGCGCATAAGGCCCAATGATGCAGCAGGCACCCAACGTCGCGCCTTCGATATGCGAAAAGGATTTGATTATACTGCCCTCGCCAATGACGCTGCCAGCACCAATCACCACATGCGGCTCGATAATAACATCACGGCCAAAGCTGACATCGGCGCTCAGGAACACGGTTTCAGGGGCGTGTAGGGTGACGCCCTGTTCCATAGCTGACGCACGCAGCCGTTTTTGTAAAATGGTCTCGATATGGGCAAGGTCTTGGCGGCTGTTGACGCCAGCAATTTCGGCCTCATCAGTGGTCCGAAAGGTCACGTTAAGCCCTTGCGCATTGGCATGATGAACGATGTCGGTAAGGTAAATCTCGCCTTTCGCATTATCCGGAATGACCTTCTCAAGAAGATCAAACAGCAGCGGACAGCGCACCGCCATAACGCCGCCATTCACCAGCGTGACAGCGCGTTCGGCCTCAGTCGCATCATTATGTTCGACAATCCGGTCAAGCCGATGATTATCTGTTGTTATCAGCCTGCCATAACCGGCCGGATCCGATGCCTCAAACCCAAGAACCGCAATATCGGCGCCATCAGTAATTGCCGCGGCGAGGCTTGACAGCGTTTGCGCTGTCACCAGCGGTGTGTCGGCAAACATGATTAAGGCAATGCCGGAAAAACCGTCTAGGGTGCCGCGGGCGGACAGAACAGCGTGACCGGTTCCCATTGGCGGGTCTTGGACACAGCTATCATGACCATCAAGCCATTTGATAATCGCGTCCGATCCTTTTGGCAGAACGGTGATAATTTGGGTTGCTGATGCCGCTTTGGCTGCGTCAAGAGACCAGGCCAGCATCGGTCTTCCACCGACTTGATGAAGCGGCTTTGGTAATGAGGAATTAAGGCGTGTGCCTTTTCCAGCAGCAAGAATGATAGCAGCAATTTCCATGGCAAATTTATAATCGCAAATACCGGTTAATGCCAAACATTTGCGTTATCGCTGTCCGCTTTTCCGCTCAAAATCGGAGAAAACACAAAAAAAACCTGTTCCTGCCTTTCAATCCTGTCAAAATATATCTATCACAATGCGAGAAAAGATCAGATACTAGGCGGTGGTTAAAGCGGTTAACCTCGCAGCATTAACAGGCTGGCGTAACCCTGCGCCATTTATACCGACGGTGCGATAATGAAAGAGGCGATCTAATGTGCGGAATTGTTGGCGCAGTTGGGCATAAACAATGTAGTGAGGTGCTTCTTGATGCGCTGAAACGTCTTGAATATCGCGGCTATGACAGTTCGGGCATCGTAACGATTAATGAGGGGGTGATCGCGCTAAAACGTGCGGTTGGCAAACTGGTAAATCTCGACAAGGCGCTGAGGGCATCGCCGCTGATGGGCGATGTCGGGATTGGTCACACGCGCTGGGCCACCCATGGCGGTGTTTCAACCGAAAATGCGCACCCGCATGTGGCCGCTGGCCGGGTTGCGATTGTGCATAATGGCATTATTGAAAATCATCGCACCATTCGCAGCCGCCTTGAAGCGGTAGGGTATAAATTTTCCAGCGATACAGATTCTGAAGTTCTGGCACATTTGTTTGTCGAGGCACTGGATGCCGGGCTTGATCCGGCGGCGGCAACGCGCCAAGTGCTTGCTGAAATTGATGGTGCCTATGCGTTTGCAATGATGTCGATCGACCATCCTGATATGCTGATTGTGGCGCGAAATGCCTCGCCACTAGCTCTCGGGATTGGTGATACGGCGTGTTATGTCGGGTCTGATGCGATTGCGCTATCGCACCTGACGCGCAAAGTTGTTTATCTCAAAGACCATGATTATGCGCTGGTTCGTGCCGATGGCGTGTCAGTCTATCAGGCTGATGGGGTGCCGGTGAACCGCGAGGCAGTAATTGTCTCGGCAAGCCCGGGTCTGGTCGATAAGGGCGGCTATCGTCATTACATGGAAAAGGAAATCCATGAACAGCCTGACGCTATTGCCCATTCGCTGGCGGCAATGACGGATGAGTCTGGCAGGTTAACGGCACAGATGAGCGATGATGAGCTGCGGTCGATTGACGGCATCGTCATGGTTGCGGCTGGCACCAGCCATTACGCATCACAGATTGCCCGCTATTGGATTGAGTCGCTGGCCGGTGTGCCGGTGGCCTGCGAGGTGGCATCGGAATATCATTATCGCCAACCGGCAACAGCCCCTTTTGATACAGCGATTGCGATTTCCCAATCTGGTGAAAGCCTCGATACAATGATGGCGATGCGCCACGCGGCCAAATCTGGGTTGAAAACCATCGGATTGGTGAATGTGCCAGACAGCACGATTGCGCGTGAAGCCGATGCGGTTTTACCGACGCGGGCAGGGCCGGAAATTGGTGTTGCCAGCACCAAGGCCTTTACCGCGCAATTAACCGTTTTAATATGTTTTGCGGTGGCGCTAGCCCGGGCCAAGGGACAGATTGATACCGCCAGAGCTGAGGCTATTCACTCCGAAATTCAGGGTCTGCCCGGGCTGGTTGGCAAGGCGCTCGGACTGTTTGATTCGATCCGTCCGGTTGCACATCAGTTATCGCAGGCAAAATCGGCGTTGTATTTGGGGCGTGGCGCGCTGTATCCGCTGGCGCTTGAGGGGGCGTTAAAGCTGAAGGAGCTTAGCTATATTCACGCCGAGGGGTTTGCCTCTGGCGAGATGAAGCATGGCCCGATTGCGCTGATCGAAGACGGCTTGCCAGTCGTTGCGCTACTGGCGGCTGATACGGTGATGACAAAGGCCAGC
Proteins encoded in this region:
- a CDS encoding putative transporter, which encodes MFSSFFRSRRWVLWAWLGMIVIVGGTYYQVQVDVMINKWFGEFYDMVQKALSAPNAVTQAEFYGALLSFFKIAGVYVVVATLLSFFSKHWVFRWRTAMNDFYTANWEKLRRIEGASQRVQEDTKRFAAIMEGLGTAFLDSVMTLFAFLPILWGLSKNVTELPFFGQIDYSLVYVAIVFALFGTVVLAAVGFKLPGLEFNNQVVEAAYRKELVYGEDDPDRINPPTVTEFFGNVRKNYFRLFFHYLYFDVAKISYLQAGVLVPYVALGPTIAAGAITLGVMQQIVRAFGRVESSLQFLVRSWPTIVELISIYKRLRSFEAILQGQDMPHWENQKID
- a CDS encoding PfkB family carbohydrate kinase; the protein is MNVNIANAAKLICAMQSKTVLVLGDVMLDRFVDGAVTRISPEAPVPVLGQSRVHQMPGGAANVACNLAQLGLRVHLIGVCGTDAAGADLAGELAAHPAIFYDSIELDSRPTSLKTRFRAGGQQILRVDDEITDDIDTAAAKEFLNRALAAMDGADLVVISDYAKGALPLSLLAEIISGAKASGKTIIADPKRADVSAYAGVDLLTPNLAELQNSTKHALTSIEAIGKAASNLTKDMGFGSVLTTLSSRGMMLSKPDGTQFHDPASARDIFDVSGAGDTVVASVAGALAAGASLEDAVRLANHAAGVAVGKSGTAIVAPGEILAHLGSIPPATDWPEIATQCTTWRDGGDKIAFANGCFDLLHPGHIYLLAKAATTADRLVIGLNGDASLRRLKGTERPHQPAEVRSAVLAALPFVDAVAVFDEDTPYDLIATLQPDIIIKGGDYQADAVVGADIVTARGGKVVIIPTLDGHSTSKLIKT
- the glmU gene encoding bifunctional UDP-N-acetylglucosamine diphosphorylase/glucosamine-1-phosphate N-acetyltransferase GlmU; this translates as MALTGICDYKFAMEIAAIILAAGKGTRLNSSLPKPLHQVGGRPMLAWSLDAAKAASATQIITVLPKGSDAIIKWLDGHDSCVQDPPMGTGHAVLSARGTLDGFSGIALIMFADTPLVTAQTLSSLAAAITDGADIAVLGFEASDPAGYGRLITTDNHRLDRIVEHNDATEAERAVTLVNGGVMAVRCPLLFDLLEKVIPDNAKGEIYLTDIVHHANAQGLNVTFRTTDEAEIAGVNSRQDLAHIETILQKRLRASAMEQGVTLHAPETVFLSADVSFGRDVIIEPHVVIGAGSVIGEGSIIKSFSHIEGATLGACCIIGPYARLRPGTNADEGVKIGNFVETKKVNIGAGSKANHLTYIGDTTIGANANIGAGTITCNYDGFGKFKTLIGDGASIGSNTALVAPVSIGAGAIIGAGSTITADVPSNAIATTRSALDVRHDAATRYRHIRSNEPQ
- the glmS gene encoding glutamine--fructose-6-phosphate transaminase (isomerizing), which encodes MCGIVGAVGHKQCSEVLLDALKRLEYRGYDSSGIVTINEGVIALKRAVGKLVNLDKALRASPLMGDVGIGHTRWATHGGVSTENAHPHVAAGRVAIVHNGIIENHRTIRSRLEAVGYKFSSDTDSEVLAHLFVEALDAGLDPAAATRQVLAEIDGAYAFAMMSIDHPDMLIVARNASPLALGIGDTACYVGSDAIALSHLTRKVVYLKDHDYALVRADGVSVYQADGVPVNREAVIVSASPGLVDKGGYRHYMEKEIHEQPDAIAHSLAAMTDESGRLTAQMSDDELRSIDGIVMVAAGTSHYASQIARYWIESLAGVPVACEVASEYHYRQPATAPFDTAIAISQSGESLDTMMAMRHAAKSGLKTIGLVNVPDSTIAREADAVLPTRAGPEIGVASTKAFTAQLTVLICFAVALARAKGQIDTARAEAIHSEIQGLPGLVGKALGLFDSIRPVAHQLSQAKSALYLGRGALYPLALEGALKLKELSYIHAEGFASGEMKHGPIALIEDGLPVVALLAADTVMTKASSNLHEASARGGKIILLSEARAADEVDYASAVVTVPSVDPLLAPILLAIPAQILAYLTAVEKGTDVDQPRNLAKSVTVE